In the Wyeomyia smithii strain HCP4-BCI-WySm-NY-G18 chromosome 2, ASM2978416v1, whole genome shotgun sequence genome, one interval contains:
- the LOC129720855 gene encoding uncharacterized protein LOC129720855, protein MEPGVPTFNILQDMRRLGCSRETHCATAYRLYLHLCEERCLWDVQYHYSQELDVIYLTARKQKDPSSATDIYIPMASFEDLPMDDVERYQMVLGESNKEVSCPSSIVFGFCDPSSTVLLYRMTNTIKPLTEKPLSRNKRNKEMEPEAHCSRSKVV, encoded by the exons ATGGAACCTGGCGTACCAACATTCAACATC CTTCAGGATATGCGTCGCCTTGGTTGTAGCAGGGAAACCCACTGTGCAACAGCATACCGGCTCTATCTACATCTTTGTGAAG AGCGTTGCCTCTGGGATGTCCAGTATCATTACTCGCAGGAACTGGACGTGATCTACCTCACAGCGCGCAAACAAAAGGATCCTTCGTCGGCAACAGACATTTACATTCCGATGGCTTCTTTCGAAGACCTCCCAATGGATGACGTAGAACGCTACCAAATGGTTCTGGGTGAGTCCAATAAAGAAGTTTCATGTCCCAGCAGCATTGTGTTCGGTTTCTGTGATCCCAGCTCAACGGTATTGTTGTATCGGATGACGAACACAATTAAACCCCTGACTGAGAAGCCACTCTCTCGAAACAAGCGCAATAAGGAAATGGAGCCAGAGGCTCACTGTAGTAGAAGTAAAGTTGtttaa
- the LOC129725558 gene encoding uncharacterized protein LOC129725558 isoform X3, with product MSPNRYANTLEPNVTAVQPGAKPQAISVTSQLFPKCSSTCSIVLTADLLPVPTSGEPINVNVNKCASTNTVPKTADKYTCFPEKPYNDPITANVKDVSCQTSDIESATRRAAQNAAEDLRSQQKKAAEALLSPILSRRDDQYGPQLARKSPTSPTNIVSPSNTLQSQRSSLKDSKKKPRTVHIDVYCTGSDAESSSTDESSIRSVSSSSSGSRFDTSHLEPIDTRTPSNATHPTIFESEEMKVHHKRAAKHDIPRRRLLQQTVDQSTLSTTGSLKKTNSHTRKPVKRSNTKEEIHESKQMLLNKILGDQKDGESFPSLEYLQHVTSDDNLSSNYPFSVRSPKRDITGSSLSSALADFEEATTSANPTPSAKVVIHSDSFEYENSEDRYRINQMERLWGKQTWKSPSVERKLLEIHNPKRRANSESDNNLSESDHSFIFDNNPPKPNESVHSLNSDSSPSTVKSNRTPSNVDSSPKRFLQQALLTVSNSATFPPRSWSPIEGYTSEYLALARRFGSLITGRRKPGVHIGPVRNPECPCEHCRRWILERDGGPHERAHSVEIPANIVDMRKQFHLRNRHE from the exons ATGAGTCCCAATCGGTACGCAAATACGCTGGAACCAAATGTCACTGCCGTACAGCCAGGCGCTAAACCTCAGGCGATCTCGGTTACTTCCCAACTGTTTCCCAAATGCTCCAGTACCTGCAGTATAGTTTTAACAGCCGATTTGCTCCCGGTACCAACCAGTGGCGAACCTATCAACGTCAACGTTAATAAATGCGCCTCCACCAATACTGTTCCGAAAACGGCAGACAAATATACTTGTTTCCCGGAAAAG ccTTACAACGATCCGATAACCGCCAACGTCAAGGACGTAAGCTGCCAGACAAGTGACATCGAGAGCGCCACACGAAGAGCGGCTCAAAACGCCGCTGAAGATCTACGGAGTCAGCAAAAGAAAGCAGCAGAAGCTCTGCTGTCGCCGATCCTGTCCCGTCGAGATGACCAATACGGCCCT CAGCTAGCACGCAAATCTCCCACCTCGCCAACGAACATCGTTTCACCCAGCAACACACTCCAGTCGCAACGTTCGAGTTTGAAGGACAGTAAGAAGAAACCGCGCACCGTCCACATCGATGTCTACTGTACGGGCTCCGATGCGGAATCTTCCAGTACCGATGAGTCCTCCATTAGATCGGTTTCATCTTCGTCATCCGGCAGTCGGTTCGATACCAGCCACTTGGAACCCATCGACACTAGAACCCCCTCAAATGCTACGCATCCAACGATCTTCGAATCGGAAGAAATGAAGGTCCACCACAAGCGAGCAGCGAAGCATGATATTCCTCGACGGCGGTTGTTGCAGCAAACCGTCG ATCAAAGCACATTGTCAACCACGGGTAGTCTGAAGAAAACTAATTCTCATACTCGGAAACCGGTCAAAAGAAGCAACACGAAGGAGGAAATCCATGAATCCAAACAAATGCTGCTGAACAAAATTTTGGGCGACCAAAAGGACGGCGAAAGCTTTCCCAGCTTAGAATATCTTCAGCACGTCACTAGCGACGATAATCTTAGTTCAAACTATCCTTTCTCCGTACGATCACCGAAACGGGACATCACAGGAAGCAGTCTATCCAGTGCCCTCGCCGATTTTGAGGAAGCAACCACCAGCGCCAACCCGACccccagtgcaaaagttgtGATCCACTCCGACAGTTTCGAGTACGAAAACAGCGAAGATCGGTACCGCATCAATCAGATGGAACGTCTGTGGGGCAAGCAGACCTGGAAGAGTCCCTCCGTCGAGCGAAAACTGCTGGAGATCCACAACCCGAAGCGGCGCGCCAACAGCGAGTCGGACAACAATCTCTCCGAGTCGGACCACAGCTTCATTTTCGACAACAATCCTCCAAAACCGAACGAATCCGTTCATTCACTAAACAGCGACTCAAGCCCATCAACGGTGAAGAGCAATCGAACACCGTCGAATGTGGATTCCAGCCCCAAACGGTTCCTCCAACAAGCGCTGTTGACTGTCAGCAACTCGGCAACCTTTCCGCCTCGTTCGTGGTCTCCAATTGAGGGATACACTAGCGAATATCTTGCCCTGGCAAGACGCTTCGGTAGCTTAATAACGGGAAGACGAAAACCGGGCGTTCATATAGGCCCGGTACGGAATCCCGAGTGTCCCTGCGAACATTGCCGCCGGTGGATACTCGAGCGGGATGGTGGCCCGCATGAAAGGGCCCACTCTGTTGAAATACCCGCTAATATCGTCGACATGAGGAAACAGTTTCACCTGAGGAATCGACATGAATGA